The genomic DNA TGACCGGTCACAAGCCGCGCCCGCCGAAAGACTGGCGTGATCAGGGGCCGGGTAATGGCACCGCCGCCAGCGGTGACAAGGAGCCGGGCGACGATGCCATCGGTGGACCTGCCAATACCCATTGATTCCTCTGATCCATGATTGAAACGCTGACCTGTGGGGCGCGGACACTAGACCTGTCCGCGCCTGTCGTTATGGGGATACTGAACGTAACCCCGGATTCCTTTTCTGATGGTGGGCGCTTTACCGAGCGGGATGCTGCCCTGCGTCAGGCTGAGCGAATGCTGGCGGACGGCGCAGCCATTATTGATGTGGGGGGGGAGTCCACCCGCCCCGGTGCTGCGCCGGTGTCCGAACAGCAGGAACTGGATAGGGTGGTGCCGGTGGTCGAGGCCCTGGCTGGCGAGCTCGGCGCCCTGGTGTCCGTGGATACCAGCACAGCGGCGGTGATCCGTGATGCTGCCGCTGTTGGCGCGGGCATGATCAATGATGTGCGCGCCCTGCGCCGCCCCGGCGCGCTGGAGGCGGCCGCGGCCAGCGGATTGCCAGTGTGTCTGATGCACATGCTTGGCGAGCCCGGCAACATGCAGGATGATCCCCGTTATCAGGATGTCACTGCCGAGGTGGTCGATTTTCTGCGTCAGCGCATCGCCGCCTGTGAGCAGGCTGGCATTCCCCGGGAGCGGCTCCTGATCGATCCGGGTTTTGGCTTTGCCAAGACCGTGACGCACAATCTTACCCTGATGAATGAGATGGCCGCGCTGCAGGCGCTGGCGTTGCCAATCCTGATCGGCGTTTCGCGCAAGTCCCTGTTTGGTAAACTGCTGGGCCGGGAAGTGAATGAGCGATTGCCGGCCAGTCTGGCCGCGGCTGTCATCTGTATTGAGCGCGGGGCCATGATTGTCCGTGCCCATGATGTGCAGGAAACCGTGGATGTGGTGCGCTTCGCCCACGCCGTCAGGCAATCAGGCGACAGTGATCGCATAATCTAATCGCACAAGGAGTAGTCATGGCGCGTAAGTATTTCGGGACGGATGGCGTGCGAGGCACGGTAGGGCAGTTCCCTATTACCCCGGATTTCGTGCTCAAGCTGGGCTGGGCGGCCGGCAAGGTGCTGGCGGCACACGGTGGCAGCAAAATCCTGATTGGCAAGGACACCCGCATTTCCGGGTACATGTTCGAGTCAGCGCTGGAGGCCGGCATTTCTGCTGCGGGCGTCGATGTGCGTCTGCTTGGCCCCTTGCCGACCCCGGGCATCGCCTACCTGACCCGCACCCTGTCGGCACAGGCCGGCATTGTTATTTCTGCATCCCACAATGCCTATACCGACAATGGCATCAAGTTCTTTGGGGCGGATGGGCGCAAGCTCAATGATGAGATTGAGCTTGAGATCGAGCGTCTGCTGGATGAAGACATGTCGGTGGTGGCGACTGATCAGATTGGTAAGGTGCGTCGGATTGATGATGCCCGTGGTCGTTATATCGAATTCTGCAAGAGTACCGTGCCGGGTCTGAATCTGAGTGGAATGAAGATCGTGGTCGACACTGCCAATGGTGCGGCATACCACATTGCTCCGGATGTGTTCGAGGAGCTAGGCGCCGAGGTGGTGGCCATGGCCAATACCCCGGACGGTTTCAATATCAACCGTGATTGTGGCTCCACCCATCCGGAGCAGCTGCAGCAGCGGGTGCTGGACGAAAAAGCCGACCTGGGTGT from Alcanivorax sp. includes the following:
- the folP gene encoding dihydropteroate synthase: MIETLTCGARTLDLSAPVVMGILNVTPDSFSDGGRFTERDAALRQAERMLADGAAIIDVGGESTRPGAAPVSEQQELDRVVPVVEALAGELGALVSVDTSTAAVIRDAAAVGAGMINDVRALRRPGALEAAAASGLPVCLMHMLGEPGNMQDDPRYQDVTAEVVDFLRQRIAACEQAGIPRERLLIDPGFGFAKTVTHNLTLMNEMAALQALALPILIGVSRKSLFGKLLGREVNERLPASLAAAVICIERGAMIVRAHDVQETVDVVRFAHAVRQSGDSDRII
- the glmM gene encoding phosphoglucosamine mutase; protein product: MARKYFGTDGVRGTVGQFPITPDFVLKLGWAAGKVLAAHGGSKILIGKDTRISGYMFESALEAGISAAGVDVRLLGPLPTPGIAYLTRTLSAQAGIVISASHNAYTDNGIKFFGADGRKLNDEIELEIERLLDEDMSVVATDQIGKVRRIDDARGRYIEFCKSTVPGLNLSGMKIVVDTANGAAYHIAPDVFEELGAEVVAMANTPDGFNINRDCGSTHPEQLQQRVLDEKADLGVALDGDADRLIMVDHTGKLVDGDQLLFVVARDRKESGADLPGVVGTLMSNFGLELALQALDIEFVRAKVGDRYVMEQLDQRGWLIGGESSGHLVCLDCTSTGDGTVSALQVLAALSRRDQSLAEAVADVVLMPQTMINVRGPNRDGFMEKAEVKAAMAEVEQKLGGNGRILLRPSGTEPLVRVMIEGKDPDQVAALCRDLADVVEKAIA